Proteins from a single region of Schistocerca cancellata isolate TAMUIC-IGC-003103 unplaced genomic scaffold, iqSchCanc2.1 HiC_scaffold_1100, whole genome shotgun sequence:
- the LOC126154636 gene encoding uncharacterized protein LOC126154636, translating to MRPPLVSKAARAQPDVCFGIRNVKVYNVPFECPNEAIARKLGEFGTVLSVENDVWPAGFRPAQLPREAADTSTYAGALVGPPSITPPDRPVSAAPAAEAPVSDNVTPPTVVVPPVVSEQSLPADHTPREVRIADLPAVSVSDVPVPETSEMLVASPRPISVPAPPTDKRKLPSQPGPSTAGEADASGAESEVSQASTQSAPADPKPKRKRSKKRSKTAPTEGVDVTFDQAVEGLTDTLVQERRDAPFVHGPPVSVPTAPASRPVPDAAPAPSDTMQWSDDVEEDHFF from the exons atgcgtcctccgctagtgtcgaaggctgcacgcgcccagccggACGTGT GCTTCGGCATTCGAAATGTGAAAGTTTATAATGTTCCGTTCGAATGCCCAAATGAGGCCATTGCTCGTAAACTCGGAGAATTTGGCACCGTGCTTAGTGTGGAGAATGATGTGTGGCCTGCAGGATTTAG GCCGGCTCAGCTGCCGCGCGAAGCTGCTGATACCTCCACGTATGCGGGCGCGTTGGTTGGACCCCCCTCGATCACCCCGCCCGACCGACCGGTTTCTGCCGCTCCTGCAGCTGAGGCTCCTGTGTCTGACAATGTGACTCCGCCCACAGTTGTCGTTCCCCCGGTTGTGTCAGAACAAAGTTTACCTGCCGATCACACCCCTCGCGAGGTCCGTATTGCTGATTTGCCAGCCGTCAGTGTTTCGGACGTGCCCGTTCCGGAGACTTCTGAAATGTTGGTCGCGTCACCACGGCCGATTTCAGTCCCCGCCCCGCCGACAGACAAGCGGAAATTGCCGTCACAGCCGGGCCCGTCCACCGCCGGCGAGGCGGATGCTAGCGGTGCCGAAAGTGAGGTGTCCCAAGCTTCCACTCAGTCCGCCCCTGCCGATCCAAAACCGAAGCGTAAAAGGTCAAAGAAGCGTTCGAAAACGGCGCCCACTGAGGGCGTCGACGTCACCTTCGACCAGGCGGTTGAGGGACTGACGGATACTTTGGTCCAAGAGCGTCGCGACGCACCTTTCGTACACGGTCCACCTGTGTCGGTGCCCACCGCCCCCGCTTCCCGGCCCGTTCCGGACGCCGCACCTGCTCCTTCGGACACCATGCAGTGGTCTGATGATGTGGAGGAGGATCACTTTTTCTAG